One Micromonospora eburnea genomic region harbors:
- a CDS encoding ABC transporter ATP-binding protein: MSRAVLCFTGVSRIYPAGEGVVRALDEVSFEVHRGELVAVMGPSGSGKSTLLALAGGLDTPTSGSVLVEGVELGDLDATALARLRRDRIGYVFQDYNLVTDLTAAENVALPRELAGVGAGRARREAVVALAEVGLSDVADRFPDQLSGGQQQRIAIARALVGQRGLVLADEPTGALDSRTSLAVLEVLRARIDAGAAGVLVTHEPRYAGWADRTIFLRDGRLVDATTRETPEQLLGRSS; encoded by the coding sequence GTGAGCCGGGCGGTGCTGTGCTTCACCGGGGTCAGCCGGATCTACCCCGCAGGGGAGGGTGTGGTTCGTGCCCTCGATGAGGTCAGCTTCGAGGTGCATCGGGGTGAGCTCGTTGCCGTGATGGGCCCGTCCGGTTCTGGCAAGTCGACTCTCCTGGCACTTGCCGGCGGGCTCGACACGCCGACCTCGGGATCGGTGCTGGTGGAGGGGGTCGAGCTCGGCGACCTCGACGCGACCGCGTTGGCGCGGTTGCGGCGGGACCGGATCGGCTACGTCTTTCAGGACTACAACCTGGTCACGGACCTCACCGCGGCGGAGAACGTGGCGCTGCCGCGTGAGTTGGCAGGCGTCGGTGCCGGCAGGGCGCGGCGGGAGGCTGTCGTGGCGCTGGCGGAGGTCGGCCTGAGCGACGTGGCGGACCGCTTCCCGGACCAGCTGTCCGGCGGGCAGCAGCAGCGGATCGCGATCGCCCGGGCGTTGGTGGGGCAACGGGGGCTGGTGCTGGCCGATGAGCCGACCGGCGCGTTGGACTCGCGGACCAGTCTGGCGGTGCTCGAGGTGCTGCGGGCCAGGATCGACGCGGGAGCGGCAGGGGTTCTGGTCACGCACGAGCCGCGGTACGCCGGCTGGGCCGACCGGACGATCTTTCTGCGGGACGGCCGGCTGGTCGACGCCACGACCCGGGAAACCCCGGAGCAGTTGCTGGGGCGTTCCTCGTGA
- a CDS encoding sporulation protein, translating to MVLRRLRQAMGAGGPAVETVLADPDCRPGGHLEGRVQLIGGDHPVDVSHVALGLVTRVGVESGDAGYDTTQEFGRAHATGAFRLDPGQRHEVPFRYEVPWETPLTDLYGQHLPGMTMRLRTELEVARAVDQSDLDPVSVHPLPAQERLLAALLRLGFRFSRAGVERGHLYGVHQTLPFYQEIEFLPAPRYAGAINQLAVTFVTDPQQMRVLLEVDRPGNRFIAGGEAFGRLTVDHATADQTDWSAHLDTHLRRSLS from the coding sequence GTGGTCTTGAGGCGGCTCAGGCAGGCGATGGGGGCGGGCGGGCCGGCGGTGGAGACGGTGCTGGCCGACCCCGACTGCCGCCCCGGCGGCCACCTTGAGGGCCGCGTCCAGCTGATCGGCGGGGATCACCCGGTGGACGTGAGCCACGTGGCGCTCGGCCTGGTCACCCGGGTCGGGGTGGAGAGCGGCGACGCCGGGTACGACACCACCCAGGAGTTCGGCCGGGCGCACGCGACGGGCGCGTTCCGGCTGGATCCGGGGCAGCGGCACGAGGTGCCGTTCCGGTACGAGGTGCCCTGGGAGACCCCGCTGACCGACCTGTACGGCCAGCACCTGCCCGGCATGACGATGCGGCTGCGGACCGAGCTGGAGGTGGCCCGCGCGGTCGACCAGAGCGACCTGGATCCGGTGTCGGTGCACCCGCTGCCGGCCCAGGAACGGCTCCTGGCGGCGTTGCTGCGGCTGGGTTTCCGGTTCTCCCGGGCCGGTGTCGAGCGCGGGCACCTCTACGGCGTACACCAGACGCTGCCGTTCTATCAGGAGATCGAGTTCCTCCCGGCGCCGCGGTACGCGGGCGCGATCAACCAGTTGGCGGTCACCTTCGTGACCGATCCGCAGCAGATGCGGGTGCTGCTGGAGGTCGACCGCCCGGGCAACCGGTTCATCGCGGGCGGAGAGGCCTTCGGCCGCCTGACGGTCGACCATGCCACCGCCGACCAGACCGACTGGTCCGCCCACCTGGACACCCACCTGCGCAGATCCCTCTCCTGA
- a CDS encoding PadR family transcriptional regulator — protein MQRNAVRWGLLALFADGPKYGYQLRTEFDVRTGGTWALNVGQVYTTLERLVRDGYVTSIGSNDGGREIYAITPQGREALAGWFTTPVTDTDRPRSELAIKLAMAAVDPEVDVAPVVQAQRTESMRQLRDYTQLRRRADPDGDVGWLLFLDHLIFNLESEMRWLDHAEATVLRRRTRQTGARLPASAGLDSEPAGTVSQ, from the coding sequence ATGCAGAGGAACGCGGTGCGCTGGGGGCTGTTGGCGTTGTTCGCCGACGGCCCGAAGTACGGCTATCAGTTGAGGACCGAGTTCGACGTGCGGACCGGGGGGACGTGGGCGCTCAACGTGGGGCAGGTCTACACCACGTTGGAGCGGCTCGTCCGGGACGGTTACGTGACCTCGATCGGCAGTAACGACGGCGGCCGTGAGATCTACGCGATCACGCCGCAGGGGCGGGAGGCGTTGGCCGGCTGGTTCACCACTCCCGTCACGGACACCGACCGGCCCCGCAGCGAGCTGGCGATCAAACTCGCGATGGCGGCGGTCGATCCTGAAGTGGATGTCGCTCCCGTGGTGCAGGCGCAGCGGACGGAGTCGATGCGACAACTGCGCGACTACACGCAGCTGCGGCGTCGGGCCGATCCGGACGGGGACGTCGGTTGGCTGCTCTTCCTCGACCATCTGATCTTCAACTTGGAGAGTGAGATGCGCTGGCTGGACCACGCGGAGGCGACGGTCCTACGGCGACGCACCCGGCAAACCGGGGCGCGGCTTCCCGCGTCGGCTGGTCTGGACAGTGAGCCAGCCGGGACGGTGTCCCAGTGA
- the dtd gene encoding D-aminoacyl-tRNA deacylase encodes MRAVVQTVSRASVTVGDEVVGEIGNGLLVLLGVTHADTPQVATTMARKIHELRVLDDEKSAADTGAPILVVSQFTLYGDARKGRRPTWTAAAPAEQAEPLVTAVVEALRQRGATVETGRFRTHMLVESTNVGPRTVLLDL; translated from the coding sequence ATGCGAGCGGTGGTGCAGACGGTCAGCCGGGCCAGCGTGACCGTCGGCGACGAGGTGGTCGGCGAGATCGGCAACGGGCTGCTGGTGCTGCTCGGCGTGACCCACGCCGACACTCCGCAGGTGGCGACCACCATGGCCCGCAAGATCCACGAGTTGCGCGTCCTGGACGACGAGAAGAGCGCGGCCGACACCGGAGCGCCGATCCTGGTGGTCAGCCAGTTCACCCTCTACGGCGACGCCCGCAAGGGCCGGCGGCCGACCTGGACGGCGGCAGCCCCCGCCGAGCAGGCCGAACCCCTGGTGACCGCGGTCGTCGAGGCCCTCCGCCAGCGCGGCGCGACGGTCGAGACCGGCCGCTTCCGCACCCACATGCTCGTCGAGTCCACCAACGTGGGCCCCCGCACCGTCCTCCTGGACCTCTGA
- the sigB gene encoding RNA polymerase sigma factor SigB, with translation MAQQMIEHQTRPAAPIDAELGTAIPPHQDAALTDLDATDERGVSTDLVRAYLNGIGRTKLLTAAQEVELSKRIEAGLFAEEKLSTCTPVSAELRADLELIVAEGRAAKDHLLEANLRLVVSIAKRYTGRGMAFLDLIQEGNLGLIRAVEKFDYTKGYKFSTYATWWIRQAITRAMADQARTIRIPVHMVEQVNRMVRVRRELSVALGREPTVAEVAKALDIPEFQVIELISYDREPVSLDQAVGEDGESALGDFVAAVDPREEPGDVAANGELRQEVRIVLATLSQREQAVIRLRFGLDDGRQRTLDEVGREFGLSRERIRQIEKVTLLKLRAPERANRLEAYAC, from the coding sequence ATGGCCCAGCAGATGATCGAGCACCAGACCCGCCCGGCTGCCCCCATCGACGCCGAGCTCGGCACCGCGATTCCGCCCCACCAGGACGCTGCGCTGACCGACCTGGACGCCACCGACGAGCGCGGCGTCTCCACCGACCTGGTCCGGGCATACCTGAACGGCATCGGCCGCACCAAGCTGCTCACCGCCGCGCAGGAGGTCGAGCTGAGCAAGCGGATCGAGGCCGGCCTCTTCGCCGAGGAGAAGCTGTCCACCTGCACCCCGGTCTCCGCGGAGCTGCGCGCCGACCTGGAGCTGATCGTGGCCGAGGGCCGCGCTGCCAAGGACCACCTGCTGGAGGCGAACCTGCGGCTGGTGGTGAGCATCGCCAAGCGCTACACCGGTCGGGGCATGGCCTTCCTCGACCTGATCCAGGAGGGCAACCTCGGCCTGATCCGCGCGGTCGAGAAGTTCGACTACACCAAGGGCTACAAGTTCTCCACCTACGCCACCTGGTGGATCCGCCAGGCCATCACCCGCGCCATGGCCGACCAGGCCCGCACCATCCGCATCCCGGTGCACATGGTCGAGCAGGTCAACCGGATGGTCCGGGTCCGCCGCGAGCTGTCCGTCGCGCTGGGCCGGGAGCCCACCGTCGCCGAGGTGGCCAAGGCGCTGGACATCCCCGAGTTCCAGGTGATCGAGCTGATCTCGTACGACCGGGAGCCGGTGAGCCTGGACCAGGCGGTCGGCGAGGACGGCGAGAGCGCGCTCGGTGACTTCGTCGCCGCGGTGGACCCGCGCGAGGAGCCGGGCGACGTCGCCGCCAACGGGGAGCTGCGTCAAGAGGTACGGATCGTGCTGGCCACCCTCTCCCAGCGGGAGCAGGCGGTGATCCGGCTGCGGTTCGGCCTGGACGACGGCCGGCAGCGCACCCTCGACGAGGTGGGCCGCGAGTTCGGCCTGTCCCGGGAGCGGATCCGGCAGATCGAGAAGGTGACCCTGCTGAAGCTGCGCGCCCCGGAGCGGGCCAACCGCCTGGAGGCGTACGCCTGCTGA